DNA sequence from the Paenibacillus azoreducens genome:
CGCCGGATTTTGCTTTTTGACAAGGTCGTCGATGATTGCTTTAATCCGGTCTTCGTTGGCTTTGGCCAGCTCATTAAAGACGCCGTTGGACATTTCCCCAGCCGGGATTTTAGAGTCGTTCAGCCATTTTTTATTGACGTATTCATAATAATCATCGCGCGGATTCGATCCTTCGAGTGCCATGACCCGATTCGTCAGCGTACGCAATTGTTCTGCTGTGATATGGTCGGAAACGCCCAGTTTCCCGTCCGGATAACCGCTGACCAGGCCCGCAGCGATCAGCTTCGCGATTTCGTCCTGCGCCCATTTCGGCACGTCGGTAAAGGATGCGGAGGTGTTGGCTATGCGCAAATCATTGCCTTTTGGTTCGGGCAGGTCCGAAAAAGCGCGGCCAAGCATGATCAAAGCTTCAATTCTGGAAACATATTGATCTTCTTTGCCATCTCCTTTGCCGTAACCTTTCAAAATATCTTCTTTTTTGATGCCCGGATTGTAGTCATCTGCTGCATTCAGCAAAAAATCTACAACTTCCCCCCGTGTCAGGTTTGGTTTGGCTTCTTGTGCAAGTGCGGCTGCCGGCAGCATGGTCAGGAACAATGATGCGGATAATAATACTGCTGCGAATTTTTTCACGTTTTTTCCTCCTAAAATAAAAATACATCCTATGTAATGAGAATGAATACCGAATAGGATAGGCCCTTAGACTCAGTTGGTATTATTCTCCTTTAAGTATACGAGATAATAGAAGATCTGATAAGTGTAAAATGAAAAATTGTTCAAGGTTGACGTTCGCAAATTCACTTGCGAATATTAACAAGTTAATGCGTAAAAGTGCAAAAATATATAACTAATTACCTATGCTTTTGCTTTTTTTGATCCGCAACGATTGCAATTATTTTTTTAAAGCGTTTACAAAACTGTAAAAATCCTCGGACTGATGTAAAGATCCTCTGTATCTGGCAGCATATTTCTCTCCTATGATAGATGTACGCTCGGGAGCCAGACAATTCTTGAAACTCCCAGCGGAATATGGCGCCTTTTTAAATCGATGTATAAGGAGGTTTTTTTGCATGAATCGTGGAAAGGGGAGGATCGCCCTAACGAAAAAAACATGGCAAAAAGGAACGGCTTTACTTTTGATATGGGTCATGTTGTTTTCGTTGTTTGGCGTTTCCGCACCGCCTGTGAGCGCACAGGAAGGGGAGCCTGCAAGCGGGCAGGAAGAAACGGCAGAACCACTCGCACTCGAGCTGCCTCCGCTGCCGCCGCTTCCTGACGTGCATCTCTCCGATATGGAGTGGATCAGCGCGGAATCCGGCTGGAAGGAAGTACAGAAGAACAAATCGGTTGAGGGAAACACGCTCTCTGTAGGGGGTCAAGAGTACAGCAAGGGGATCGGGACACATGCTTCGTCCAAAATTGTGTACCACATTCCCGCTGGGTATACGAGATTCGTTTCGGTTGTGGGGGTGGATAATGAGATCAACGAATTTCTTCCCAATAAGCGCGCGAGCATGACTTTTCGGGTATACGCGGATGAGACGCTTTTGTCGGAATCACCGGTCTTGCATGCTAACGGATACTGGTATTTTGACGTAGCTATTCCCGAAGGCGCACAACATCTGAATTTGATTGTCGATGATATGGGTTCCAATGAATTTGACCATGCGGATTGGGTTAATGCGGGGTTTTATAATCCTGTGGACACGGAAGGAGACCCTGTTCCAATCGAAAGTCCGACGGGGGCGGTAACCGCTTCGGTTTATTTTAATGCTTCCGGACAGTTAGTTTACGCCGTTAAGTATTCGGGCCAAGATGTCATCGAGGAATCGAATTTGGGCGTCTATTACGATAATGTCGATTTGGGTTATGGAGTCAAGTTAGGAGAACCCGAGAGGGCGGAAACCCACAATGAAACCTATCCGTGGAATGGAGGGCATGCCCAAGCGGAGGACCGCCACAACCTGGTGAAGATTCCGATTACGCATATCAAAAGCGGCATTCAGTACACCTTGGAGATCAAAGCATTTGATGAAGGAATCGCCTTCCGTTATGTGATGCCGGGAGAAGGAACGCACACCATCTCGGGTGAAAAGACCAATTTCAAGCTCCCAGCGGGAAGTACGGTATGGTACCAGCAAAATACGATGAATTATGAAGGCAGATTCACGAAGAGTCCGGCAGAATCGGTACCGCCAAGCACCCGGATTGGTCCGCCGTTAACGATTCAGCTGCCTGAAGGCAAAGGTTACGCGGCGATTACGGAAGGCAACTTGGTGGATTATAGCGGGATGTCGCTGTTAGCTGCGGGCAACGGGGTGTTCAAAGCGAATTTCCTGTATGACAACGGGGCATGGCAGCAAACGGGAACGATTGAATCACCCTGGAGAATTGTCATGATGAATGCTGATTTGAACGGGCTTGTGAACAATGACATCGTTCATAATACCGCTCCCGCCCCATCGCCGGAGCTGGCGAACGCCGATTGGATCCAACCCGGGAAATCGACGTGGTCATGGCTCGGAGGCGGCGGGGTTACCGTTGAAAATATGAAGCAGTATATCGATTTCGCGTCTCAATTGGGCATTGACTCCAACCTGGTTGATGAAGGATGGAGCCATTGGATCAGCGGCAACCGGGATTGCTGGGATTTGCTGAAAGAGGTCGTGGATTACGGAAAAGAGCGGAACGTCAAGACATGGGTATGGAAAGCGGCTCCTGACCGTTATGGCATTCCAGGCATATACAACCGGGAGGCGCGGCGGGAATTTTTCAGAAAATTAAAAGAGATCGGCGTCGTTGGAGTGAAAATTGACTTCATCGACGGGGAAAGCGTGAACCAGGTGAATTTTTACCGCGATACATTGGAGGATGCAGCCGAATATAAATTGATGATTAATTTCCACGGCGCCAATAAGCCGACCGGTCTATCGCGTACGTATCCGCATGAGGTTTCAAGGGAAGGCATTTATGGATTGGAGAATTGGAACCCTTGGGCGGAGCATAATACGACCCTTCCGTTTACGCGGTTTCTTGCAGGGCATGCGGATTATACGCCTATGCATTTTACGGGCCGGTTAGGGGATACGACATGGAGCCATCAATTGGCTACCACGATCACGTTTACTTCATCCCAGCTGGTGTTCGCTGAACATCCGGAGACGATACTCAAAAATCCTGCGGTCGAGTTCATCAAAAGCATTCCTTCGGTCTGGGATGAGACGATCGTGCTTCCAGGCAGCAAAATCGGGGAAGTGTCCGCCTTTGCAAGACGGCAAGGGACGACTTGGTATGTTGCTGTTCTGAATAACAATACGGCCCGTGATATGGATGTAAACTTGTCTTTCCTGGGAGAAGGCATGTATCAAGCATCCATTTACGGCGATAAACCTGGCGAACAAGCGGCCTATGATATGGCGGAGAAATCCGCTTCGAAGCAAGACCGTTTTAATGTGAAGTTGAATGCAGGCGGCGGGTTTGTGGCGAAGCTGTCCAAGCTGGACATGAAGCCTTATGGCGGAGGTTTCGCCGCCAAGCAGAAAGTATATCTGACTGTCGCGGATCCCGGTGCGGAGGTGCGATATACATTAGACGGCAGTGAACCGACGCAAAATTCCCCGTTGTATAAAGATTTTATCGCTCTGGATGAATCTGCCGTAATACGGGCCAAAATCGTTGCAGGCGAAGGAGCGGGATCGGAAGTCAGTGCCAGATTCAATAAAAGAGTGCCGAAACTGGCGATTACCAATGAAGGCAGCCAAAGCTTTTTGCATAAAGGGGATAAAGTTACCCTGAAAACCGACGACATCGATGCGGATCATGAAATTCGCTACACCTTGGACGGTAGTGAGCCGGATCAAAACGCCATGCTGTACACCGAACCTTTCGCCCTTTATGAAAGCGTTATCGTTAAAGCGCGTTTGTTTGTGGAAGGAGCCGACACGGGGGTTGCGGCCGAGCGGAGTTTTACTGTTCTTGATAAACCGCGGCTTCCGGATGTGCATTTGTCTGATTTGAATTGGGTGAGTGCCGAGACCGAATGGGGACAAGTGCAAAAGAACAAATCTTCGGACGGCAATTCGCTGCGCGTAGGCGGGACAACGTATCCGAAGGGCATCGGAACGCATGCAAACTCGAAGATCGTTTACAATATTCCTCCTGAAGCAAGACGTTTTGTTGCAATTGCAGGAGCGGATGATGAAATTTCGGAATCCATGCCTGGCAAATATGCGAGCATGATTTTTAAAGTGTACGCGGATGGTACGTTATTGTCGGAGTCGCCGGCAGTCCATAAAAACGACTATTGGTATTTTGATGTGGACATTCCATATGGTTCACAGCAGTTAACTCTGATTGTAGACGACGATGGTGCACCGGAATACGATCATGCGGATTGGGTTCAGGCGGGGTTTGTGACCAAAGTTGCCCTGAAAGTGGAAGAGATCACGGTAACCGGAAAAGACGGAGCCGCCAAGATCGCGACGGACAAGGGAACCTTGCAAATGGTTGCCAGCGTTATGCCGCAGAATGCGGACTACAAATCGGTAGCTTGGTCGGTGTCGGATCCGGGCAAGGCGTCGATCGATGCGAACGGATTGCTGACGGCGAAAGCCGACGGCAATGTTGACGTCATAGCCGCTGCCAGGGACGGCTCGGGCGTGAGCGGGCGGAAGACTATTACGATCAGCGGTCAAACGGGAGCAGTGCCTGTAAAGGAAATCGTCGTGACAGGCAAAGACCAGGCAACGGCAATTACGAAAAAGAA
Encoded proteins:
- a CDS encoding NPCBM/NEW2 domain-containing protein, whose protein sequence is MNRGKGRIALTKKTWQKGTALLLIWVMLFSLFGVSAPPVSAQEGEPASGQEETAEPLALELPPLPPLPDVHLSDMEWISAESGWKEVQKNKSVEGNTLSVGGQEYSKGIGTHASSKIVYHIPAGYTRFVSVVGVDNEINEFLPNKRASMTFRVYADETLLSESPVLHANGYWYFDVAIPEGAQHLNLIVDDMGSNEFDHADWVNAGFYNPVDTEGDPVPIESPTGAVTASVYFNASGQLVYAVKYSGQDVIEESNLGVYYDNVDLGYGVKLGEPERAETHNETYPWNGGHAQAEDRHNLVKIPITHIKSGIQYTLEIKAFDEGIAFRYVMPGEGTHTISGEKTNFKLPAGSTVWYQQNTMNYEGRFTKSPAESVPPSTRIGPPLTIQLPEGKGYAAITEGNLVDYSGMSLLAAGNGVFKANFLYDNGAWQQTGTIESPWRIVMMNADLNGLVNNDIVHNTAPAPSPELANADWIQPGKSTWSWLGGGGVTVENMKQYIDFASQLGIDSNLVDEGWSHWISGNRDCWDLLKEVVDYGKERNVKTWVWKAAPDRYGIPGIYNREARREFFRKLKEIGVVGVKIDFIDGESVNQVNFYRDTLEDAAEYKLMINFHGANKPTGLSRTYPHEVSREGIYGLENWNPWAEHNTTLPFTRFLAGHADYTPMHFTGRLGDTTWSHQLATTITFTSSQLVFAEHPETILKNPAVEFIKSIPSVWDETIVLPGSKIGEVSAFARRQGTTWYVAVLNNNTARDMDVNLSFLGEGMYQASIYGDKPGEQAAYDMAEKSASKQDRFNVKLNAGGGFVAKLSKLDMKPYGGGFAAKQKVYLTVADPGAEVRYTLDGSEPTQNSPLYKDFIALDESAVIRAKIVAGEGAGSEVSARFNKRVPKLAITNEGSQSFLHKGDKVTLKTDDIDADHEIRYTLDGSEPDQNAMLYTEPFALYESVIVKARLFVEGADTGVAAERSFTVLDKPRLPDVHLSDLNWVSAETEWGQVQKNKSSDGNSLRVGGTTYPKGIGTHANSKIVYNIPPEARRFVAIAGADDEISESMPGKYASMIFKVYADGTLLSESPAVHKNDYWYFDVDIPYGSQQLTLIVDDDGAPEYDHADWVQAGFVTKVALKVEEITVTGKDGAAKIATDKGTLQMVASVMPQNADYKSVAWSVSDPGKASIDANGLLTAKADGNVDVIAAARDGSGVSGRKTITISGQTGAVPVKEIVVTGKDQATAITKKNGTLQMTASVKPEGATNKAVTWSVSDPSKAWIDASGLLTAKANGRVEVRAAAQDDSNVTGKTIITISGQLISFDADAEVLDREISVDLSQEGKADWIRFGGDKTIKSRKNIGQPLLQFQPFNTQAVHQMYDYKGRFTWNDGNPTAAGDNERYGIYMADLYSGWQITVPPGQHETTVKVYTGGWASKGRIEALFGDSSTPVYTDHYDNKGENSIHKVYTFRFNGGESNQSLIIKGKVEGQYHPSGNVTLAAAVMSNSVSENAPKWPEGSVLTASDITSSSAVLTWSGADNSTTKYKIYQDNQWIGTVGSDVKSYKVSELVAGVTYTFRVEAGNASGDWSLTGPSASVQTKPDHPAEVEAIKPIEVLTSPGKKPDLPDKVTASYADGRTEELAVEWPKIDPKRYEKPGTFTVEGTVAGTDKKATANIFVAYEQNQFIVAPAFNMDKLEPDRTLQASVIVKNNSSLAENVLVIAALYDQDQRMVDLSSYSKKIDVGATEKLAAGFKLPNRIQGHQVKVFVWRGEKIENSPMKPLSSEVILK